A stretch of Faecalibacterium duncaniae DNA encodes these proteins:
- a CDS encoding cache domain-containing sensor histidine kinase yields the protein MNNHTHHHNGSIVLKVTATITVIFLVAITLNQIILNRHINDTIEENMEETVLRTAEQTENYLSTRVSGSIERLLYFKAESGLDSILANYFANPNAAAYSVAMSNLAAPLSTKKVSDSLISDLYLYTDYGAFTDGSTLLTPGFSLEKVALWSEIREGNSFLEFCTVRNDEIFRSRKWVVPVLYRFSISSAQVYSATRKCILVVNLDCKEIQALIRKIVPEAESAILVLDQEGNPVTCVNAAAEELMREPELLSRLTAAKNTVLDVRLDGKRYYGVARKVSVTPWTIVCLQASTTAREESRSYLQLLLVEGGTLIMVTGIVCLLMLHWFTAPLRELINCQNVRQEFCYEGNDEIALLTKSYNQMLRSSNEMLDREKQYSHQLEEKNDAIELEQRLKRRAELQALQAQINPHFLYNTLDSIRWKAEAAGAEDISQMVRDLANFFRIGLSRGREIIPLEQEICHVRSYLDIQKMRYGDRLDYQIRIPEELKKLYTVKLLIQPLAENSIYHGIKESDRKGTILITAGEEPGGVYLCVRDDGLGISQETLTILNADLKRGVTVSDGGYGIFNVNERIRLYFGRDYGLELRSCTGEWTEAVIHLPKYIPERTEWDVSDFDRR from the coding sequence ATGAACAATCACACGCATCATCACAATGGTTCGATCGTTCTGAAGGTCACTGCCACCATCACCGTGATCTTTCTGGTTGCCATCACCCTGAATCAGATCATCCTGAACCGCCATATCAACGACACGATCGAGGAGAATATGGAAGAGACCGTTCTGCGAACAGCGGAACAGACAGAGAACTATCTGTCCACCCGCGTTAGCGGGAGCATCGAGCGGCTGCTTTATTTTAAGGCTGAATCGGGGCTGGACAGCATTTTGGCAAATTACTTTGCAAACCCCAATGCGGCAGCCTACAGCGTGGCAATGTCCAATCTCGCTGCACCCCTATCCACAAAAAAGGTGTCCGACAGTCTGATCAGCGATCTGTATCTCTACACGGATTATGGTGCATTTACGGACGGCAGCACCCTGTTGACTCCGGGGTTTTCACTGGAAAAAGTTGCGCTGTGGTCCGAGATCCGGGAAGGAAATTCATTTCTGGAGTTCTGCACCGTCCGCAATGACGAGATCTTCCGCTCCCGGAAATGGGTGGTACCAGTGCTCTATCGATTCAGTATCTCCTCAGCGCAGGTGTATTCTGCCACCCGGAAATGCATTTTAGTGGTAAATCTGGACTGTAAGGAGATTCAGGCACTGATCCGAAAAATCGTTCCCGAAGCGGAATCGGCGATCCTTGTGCTGGATCAGGAAGGCAACCCCGTGACCTGTGTGAATGCCGCAGCGGAAGAGTTGATGAGGGAACCGGAGCTGTTGAGTCGGCTGACCGCCGCAAAAAATACAGTTTTGGATGTTAGATTAGACGGAAAAAGGTATTACGGTGTCGCCCGCAAGGTATCGGTAACACCGTGGACCATCGTGTGTCTGCAGGCATCTACCACAGCACGGGAAGAATCCCGATCCTATCTGCAGCTGCTGCTTGTGGAAGGCGGGACACTGATCATGGTAACAGGGATAGTGTGCCTGCTGATGCTCCATTGGTTCACAGCCCCCTTGCGGGAGTTGATCAATTGCCAGAATGTGAGGCAGGAGTTCTGCTATGAAGGCAACGATGAGATCGCATTGCTGACAAAAAGCTACAACCAGATGCTCCGGAGCAGCAATGAGATGCTGGACAGGGAGAAGCAATACAGCCACCAGCTCGAGGAAAAGAATGATGCCATTGAACTGGAGCAACGGCTGAAACGCCGAGCGGAACTGCAGGCTTTGCAGGCCCAGATCAACCCGCATTTTTTGTATAACACGCTGGACTCCATCCGGTGGAAGGCAGAGGCCGCAGGAGCGGAGGACATCAGCCAGATGGTGCGTGATCTGGCAAATTTTTTCCGCATCGGCCTCAGCCGGGGGCGGGAGATCATTCCGCTGGAGCAAGAGATCTGCCATGTGCGCAGTTATCTAGACATCCAGAAGATGCGGTATGGCGATCGATTGGATTATCAGATCCGGATCCCGGAGGAACTGAAAAAGCTCTACACGGTCAAATTGCTGATACAGCCTCTGGCGGAGAATTCTATTTATCACGGGATCAAGGAATCGGACCGGAAAGGCACCATTCTTATTACAGCAGGCGAAGAACCAGGGGGGGTCTATCTCTGTGTCCGTGATGACGGGCTGGGAATCTCGCAAGAGACACTGACGATCCTGAATGCAGATCTGAAGCGGGGCGTAACGGTCAGCGATGGTGGTTACGGCATCTTCAATGTCAACGAGCGGATCAGGCTCTATTTTGGCCGCGACTATGGTTTGGAGCTCAGGAGTTGTACAGGAGAATGGACAGAGGCAGTCATTCATCTGCCAAAGTATATTCCGGAAAGGACGGAGTGGGATGTTTCAGATTTTGATCGCAGATGA
- a CDS encoding ABC transporter substrate-binding protein encodes MKKKINRRDFLKVMGVVGMTASLAACGDSGSSSAAASSTAGGDDGVITISYWTTDRHDQAYLTPLIEEYNKTNSDNIYIDYQVYADNYSQMLDLAFSTDTAPDVFKLSGTDPLEVQVDEKKMLLDLSPYMTEEYKARFWDGAFVQGINSWGDGIYSLPFTASACRLFYNQDLLDRVGISAPPKTLKELVDDATLVTKQLSSEGIYGIAGNYKSAMSAVMRSIDPVVQVSGGTCNGFDFKNGKYDFSSYREVLQLFREMYSTGVAFPGSESLDIDPLRTQFAAGNIAFYFSLSHAEPGVYQSQFPTDINWNCCQIPSLSGNTDGVQNLWFGGSDKAINASTKHPDEAWKVMEFLHSDEVMGPYYTAGLGTVMIKSAVEGAEPPASIETMPDLAIGANDQNWPIRPAISIEGEDYSTVAVQCIFGLKDIDQAISELNDRYNNAYDKSVADGAKRIVYPNFTAKNQDTSV; translated from the coding sequence ATGAAAAAAAAGATCAACCGGCGCGATTTTCTTAAAGTCATGGGTGTTGTTGGCATGACGGCATCTCTGGCCGCCTGTGGGGACTCCGGTTCCAGCAGCGCGGCTGCCAGTTCTACCGCTGGCGGCGATGACGGCGTGATCACCATCTCTTACTGGACCACGGACCGTCACGATCAGGCGTATCTGACTCCGCTGATCGAAGAATACAACAAGACCAATTCGGACAACATTTATATCGACTACCAGGTCTATGCCGACAACTATTCTCAGATGCTGGATCTCGCTTTCAGCACCGACACTGCACCGGATGTGTTCAAGCTCAGTGGAACGGACCCGCTGGAAGTGCAGGTGGACGAAAAGAAGATGCTGCTGGATCTCTCTCCGTATATGACGGAGGAGTACAAGGCTCGTTTCTGGGATGGCGCTTTTGTGCAGGGCATCAACTCCTGGGGCGACGGAATCTACTCCCTGCCCTTTACGGCATCTGCCTGTCGCCTGTTCTACAACCAGGATCTGCTGGATCGGGTGGGCATTTCTGCTCCCCCCAAGACCCTGAAGGAACTGGTAGATGATGCCACACTGGTGACAAAGCAGCTGAGCAGCGAAGGGATCTACGGCATTGCAGGCAACTATAAATCGGCAATGAGCGCCGTAATGCGTTCCATCGATCCGGTGGTTCAGGTCAGCGGCGGCACCTGCAATGGCTTTGACTTCAAGAACGGCAAGTACGATTTCAGCAGCTACAGAGAAGTCCTGCAGCTGTTCCGTGAAATGTACTCCACCGGTGTAGCATTCCCCGGCAGCGAGTCTCTGGACATTGACCCCCTGCGCACCCAGTTTGCAGCAGGCAACATTGCCTTCTATTTCTCCTTGAGCCATGCAGAGCCCGGCGTTTACCAGAGCCAGTTTCCCACGGATATCAACTGGAACTGCTGCCAGATCCCCAGCCTGTCCGGAAATACGGACGGTGTGCAGAACCTGTGGTTTGGCGGCTCCGATAAGGCGATCAATGCCTCCACAAAGCACCCGGATGAAGCATGGAAAGTCATGGAATTCCTCCACAGCGATGAGGTCATGGGGCCCTATTATACCGCCGGTCTCGGCACTGTCATGATCAAGAGCGCCGTGGAAGGTGCAGAACCGCCGGCCTCCATTGAGACCATGCCGGATCTGGCCATTGGGGCAAATGATCAGAACTGGCCGATCCGCCCCGCCATTTCCATCGAGGGCGAGGATTACTCCACCGTGGCGGTTCAGTGCATTTTTGGTTTAAAGGACATTGATCAGGCCATCAGCGAGCTGAACGATCGGTACAACAACGCCTATGATAAGTCGGTTGCCGATGGGGCAAAGCGTATCGTTTATCCCAACTTTACCGCAAAGAATCAGGACACTTCCGTTTGA
- a CDS encoding alpha/beta hydrolase family protein, whose protein sequence is MNLPLVLEKNTTPQNWNARREALLALFRSQEYGIRPEVPYEQTEHLRSEEYLPKCKAIRQIWDVCLKTKQGSLKFPVVLVRPEGTQKVPAVLFLCNHEKTASPGPKMGPDQMEKLLANAPEAWRKEAMNFFQNIPAGSGGPSLIDIEQETEQEYWPAEQIVQSGRAAVTFYASALQPDDAAQYPGPLAKLFGLSADALPADAWGTLDIWAFGMSCVVDLLVKHPGIDPARISVGGFSRGGKAALWCAAQDERVCGVLVNDSGCSGAAVSRGKHGETVGSITAAFPHWFCKNYQKYAWKEETLPFDQHQLVACVAPRLCYITSGSEDRWSDPDAEWNGAKSASCAWELFGDAPLPSQPPANDSGYLTGRIGYHRRTGGHDITRWDWAMFLRFLDFHNG, encoded by the coding sequence ATGAATTTGCCGTTGGTATTGGAAAAGAATACGACTCCGCAGAATTGGAATGCACGGCGGGAAGCGCTGCTCGCGTTGTTCCGCTCGCAGGAGTACGGCATCCGGCCGGAAGTTCCCTATGAACAGACCGAACACCTGCGGTCAGAAGAGTATCTGCCAAAATGCAAAGCCATACGGCAGATCTGGGATGTCTGTCTGAAAACGAAGCAGGGAAGTCTGAAATTCCCCGTGGTGCTGGTGCGTCCGGAGGGAACGCAGAAAGTCCCGGCAGTCCTGTTCCTTTGCAATCACGAAAAGACAGCCTCTCCCGGGCCGAAAATGGGGCCTGATCAGATGGAAAAACTGCTGGCCAATGCCCCGGAAGCGTGGCGCAAAGAGGCCATGAATTTCTTCCAGAATATTCCAGCCGGAAGCGGTGGGCCGTCGCTCATTGATATCGAACAGGAAACGGAGCAGGAATACTGGCCTGCTGAACAGATCGTACAATCGGGCCGGGCAGCCGTGACCTTCTATGCAAGTGCATTGCAGCCCGACGATGCTGCGCAGTATCCCGGCCCACTGGCAAAGCTTTTTGGGCTCAGTGCAGATGCACTGCCTGCCGATGCATGGGGAACCCTGGACATCTGGGCCTTTGGGATGAGCTGTGTGGTAGACCTGCTGGTAAAACACCCGGGCATCGACCCGGCCCGAATCTCGGTAGGCGGTTTCTCGCGCGGCGGCAAGGCAGCTCTTTGGTGTGCGGCACAGGATGAAAGGGTCTGCGGGGTCCTTGTCAATGATTCCGGCTGCTCTGGTGCTGCCGTGTCCCGTGGCAAGCATGGTGAGACGGTGGGTTCCATCACGGCAGCATTTCCCCATTGGTTCTGCAAAAATTATCAGAAGTATGCATGGAAAGAGGAGACCCTTCCCTTCGATCAGCACCAGCTGGTGGCCTGTGTGGCACCACGGCTGTGTTACATAACCAGCGGCTCTGAGGATCGGTGGAGCGACCCTGATGCAGAGTGGAATGGTGCAAAGAGCGCCAGTTGTGCCTGGGAGCTCTTCGGGGATGCTCCTCTGCCCAGCCAGCCGCCTGCCAATGACTCGGGATACCTGACCGGGCGAATTGGATACCACCGCCGCACCGGCGGCCACGATATTACCCGATGGGATTGGGCAATGTTTCTACGTTTTTTGGATTTTCACAATGGCTGA
- a CDS encoding histidine kinase N-terminal 7TM domain-containing protein: MMGQRQREQVQRGCAVGTVVLLAWLCRVLPLEGLPSGLQEACGILRSLLYLSLFAGWGISLYNRTVHPQVRRLLLNVDLLMLFWILVRTLRFQLNTPPGMDRMLGYLYYAPMLGIPVLCVQLVLTVDRSERYRLSAWARMLWLPSAVLLELVLTNDLHQQVFRLQQPWNENYQYGWLFGLVVGWIVICILLAFGIIAHKSRNPRILRRLPLPAIPMVLLGVYAVLYGFHIPLIKQFLGDMTIVHCLMTAASLEGGLRCGLIQSNTGYEELLRVTSLAVQLVDRQGNVYCCSENGRMVDRRELQAAMHGTVQLDEHTLLRSAPVQGGYVMWQTDITELVENMERLKENRTELAERNYLEQQNYEVERKINALREKKRLYDLLQRQLAPQIIRMDQLLTRYRAAPEEEKRQLLGQVAVLGAYLKRGANLMFLAQQHRYVPSAELRYALEESISSLELAGVECAMEVTHEARLPAEAAAACYSRFESVVEGALGQLDALFVRAIWKDHRLNLYLSVETGADLKAACPAAVQEAPGSWVLNDHFEGGAPECGTN, translated from the coding sequence ATGATGGGGCAGAGGCAGCGGGAACAGGTTCAAAGAGGCTGTGCGGTGGGCACCGTGGTGCTGCTGGCATGGCTGTGCCGGGTGCTCCCGCTGGAGGGCTTGCCCTCCGGCCTGCAGGAAGCCTGCGGCATCCTCCGGAGCCTGCTGTATCTGAGCCTGTTCGCAGGGTGGGGAATCTCCCTGTACAACCGCACGGTGCATCCGCAGGTGCGGCGGCTGCTGCTGAATGTGGATCTGTTGATGCTGTTCTGGATTCTTGTGCGCACCCTGCGGTTCCAGCTGAACACTCCCCCGGGGATGGATCGGATGCTGGGGTACCTCTACTATGCCCCCATGCTGGGGATACCGGTGCTCTGCGTTCAGCTGGTCCTGACGGTGGACAGATCCGAGCGCTACCGCCTGTCTGCCTGGGCCAGAATGCTGTGGCTGCCTTCGGCAGTGCTGCTGGAGCTGGTGCTGACCAACGACCTGCACCAGCAGGTGTTCCGGCTGCAGCAGCCCTGGAACGAAAACTACCAGTACGGCTGGCTTTTCGGTCTGGTGGTGGGGTGGATCGTGATCTGCATCCTGCTGGCCTTTGGGATCATCGCCCACAAGAGCCGGAACCCCCGGATCCTCCGGCGGCTGCCCCTGCCTGCCATTCCGATGGTGCTGCTGGGGGTGTACGCGGTGCTTTACGGCTTCCATATCCCCCTGATCAAGCAGTTTCTGGGGGATATGACCATCGTCCACTGCTTGATGACGGCGGCTTCGCTGGAAGGGGGCCTGCGTTGCGGCCTGATCCAGTCCAACACCGGCTATGAGGAGCTGCTGCGCGTCACCTCTCTGGCGGTGCAGCTGGTGGACCGGCAGGGCAACGTGTACTGCTGCTCCGAGAACGGCCGCATGGTGGACCGCCGGGAGCTGCAGGCCGCCATGCATGGCACGGTGCAGCTGGACGAGCACACCCTGCTGCGCAGCGCACCGGTGCAGGGCGGTTATGTGATGTGGCAGACAGACATCACCGAGCTGGTGGAAAATATGGAGCGCCTGAAGGAGAACCGAACGGAGCTGGCAGAGCGCAACTATCTGGAACAGCAGAACTACGAGGTGGAGCGCAAGATCAACGCCCTGCGGGAGAAAAAACGCCTGTACGATCTGCTGCAGCGTCAGCTGGCCCCCCAGATCATCCGGATGGATCAGCTTCTGACCCGGTACCGCGCGGCCCCGGAGGAAGAAAAGCGGCAGCTGCTGGGGCAGGTGGCGGTGCTGGGCGCTTACCTGAAACGGGGTGCCAACCTGATGTTTCTGGCTCAGCAGCACCGGTATGTGCCCTCGGCGGAGCTGCGGTACGCGCTGGAGGAATCCATCAGCAGCCTGGAGCTGGCCGGGGTGGAGTGCGCCATGGAGGTGACCCACGAGGCCCGGCTTCCGGCAGAGGCGGCAGCGGCCTGTTACAGCCGGTTCGAGTCGGTGGTGGAGGGGGCGCTGGGGCAGCTGGATGCCCTGTTTGTGCGGGCCATCTGGAAGGATCACCGGCTGAACCTTTATCTTTCGGTGGAGACCGGGGCAGACCTGAAAGCCGCCTGCCCCGCCGCTGTGCAGGAGGCCCCGGGCAGCTGGGTGCTGAACGATCACTTTGAAGGAGGTGCCCCGGAATGTGGAACAAACTGA
- a CDS encoding sensor histidine kinase — protein MWNKLKQWLHPDHITRGSIKEGFDDLPAAVCYFTPDGTCWLYSEQTVFGEGVRPHVECIFSEVTDLQRQRQELLRQNQELLRMNRELRRLSENVQEMTREKEILEFKTRLHDEMGYGLTAVRQCLLQRKDPAELEASLEQMNKAVQLYRKDSEAPPEENEWDVFVEDAAQLGVTVALQGPMPRQHQQLLLTIARECITNAVRYAGANRLEITITPQGGGQRWQFENDGPPPADPAITPGGGLTAIQRRVMQAGGTMEVQARPRYRLCVNLPKEETI, from the coding sequence ATGTGGAACAAACTGAAGCAGTGGCTGCACCCGGACCACATCACCCGCGGCTCCATCAAGGAGGGCTTTGACGACCTGCCCGCGGCGGTGTGCTACTTTACCCCGGACGGCACCTGCTGGCTCTACTCGGAGCAGACCGTGTTCGGGGAGGGGGTCCGCCCCCATGTGGAGTGCATCTTTTCGGAGGTGACAGACCTGCAGCGCCAGCGGCAGGAGCTGCTGCGGCAGAATCAGGAGCTGCTGCGGATGAACCGGGAGCTGCGCCGGCTGTCGGAGAACGTGCAGGAGATGACCCGGGAAAAAGAGATCCTGGAGTTCAAGACCCGGCTCCACGATGAAATGGGCTACGGCCTTACGGCGGTGCGGCAGTGCCTGCTGCAGCGGAAGGACCCGGCGGAGCTGGAAGCCTCCCTTGAACAGATGAACAAGGCGGTGCAGCTGTACCGGAAGGACAGTGAGGCCCCGCCGGAGGAAAACGAGTGGGACGTGTTTGTGGAGGACGCGGCCCAGCTGGGAGTCACGGTGGCCCTGCAGGGGCCCATGCCCCGGCAGCACCAGCAGCTGCTGCTGACCATTGCCCGGGAGTGCATCACCAACGCGGTGCGCTACGCCGGGGCCAACCGGTTGGAGATCACCATCACCCCGCAGGGCGGGGGCCAGCGCTGGCAGTTTGAAAACGACGGCCCGCCCCCCGCAGACCCCGCCATTACGCCGGGCGGAGGGCTTACCGCCATCCAGCGCCGGGTGATGCAGGCGGGCGGCACCATGGAGGTGCAGGCCCGGCCCCGCTACCGGCTGTGTGTGAACCTGCCAAAGGAGGAAACGATATGA
- a CDS encoding response regulator transcription factor yields the protein MTSVLIVEDQRMPRENMEHLVEDSGRYRRVASLSTAEMALAQCARHSVDLVLMDVCTKGSRDGIDVAAEIKARYPETKVIIITSMVEESYLKRAKAAGAESFWYKDVSPESLLEVMDRTMAGESLYPDRTPETRLGQVSSTQLTPREIEVLRLVCEGLEYEEIAAELGISSRTVKRFVSSLLEKTGYSNRTRLAIAVTKKNFILPHLEEE from the coding sequence ATGACCAGCGTTTTGATCGTGGAAGACCAGCGGATGCCCCGGGAGAACATGGAGCACCTTGTGGAGGACAGCGGCCGCTACCGCCGGGTGGCCTCCCTGAGCACAGCGGAAATGGCGCTGGCCCAGTGCGCCCGGCACAGCGTGGATCTGGTGCTGATGGATGTGTGCACCAAGGGCAGCCGGGACGGCATTGACGTGGCGGCAGAGATCAAGGCCCGGTACCCGGAGACCAAAGTCATCATCATTACTTCCATGGTGGAGGAAAGCTACCTGAAACGGGCAAAGGCCGCCGGGGCCGAGAGCTTCTGGTACAAGGATGTGTCCCCGGAGAGCCTGCTGGAGGTGATGGACCGCACCATGGCGGGGGAAAGCCTCTACCCGGACCGCACCCCGGAGACCCGCCTGGGGCAGGTCAGCAGCACCCAGCTCACCCCCCGGGAGATCGAGGTGCTGCGGCTGGTGTGTGAGGGGCTGGAATATGAGGAGATCGCCGCAGAGCTGGGCATCTCCTCCCGCACCGTAAAGCGCTTTGTCTCTTCCCTGCTGGAAAAAACTGGCTACTCCAACCGCACCCGCCTGGCCATTGCCGTCACCAAGAAAAACTTCATCCTCCCCCATCTGGAGGAGGAGTGA
- a CDS encoding MarR family winged helix-turn-helix transcriptional regulator, with amino-acid sequence MLEKAFNDVYTKFKLHFYQNVFQRFATREATLTTVESFCMEGIMAMGEPTIAEFSRMMQISTPNAAYKIGSLVRKGYVEKIQSTTDRREYHLRPTQKYIDYYNISYSYLSTVVQRVNKRFPKEDVKKLEQMLTIISNELMPELNLENNPEAPEEKKTAR; translated from the coding sequence ATGCTGGAAAAAGCATTCAACGATGTCTATACCAAGTTCAAGCTCCATTTCTACCAGAACGTGTTCCAGCGCTTTGCCACCCGTGAGGCGACCCTGACCACGGTGGAATCCTTTTGCATGGAGGGCATTATGGCCATGGGGGAGCCCACCATTGCGGAGTTTTCCCGGATGATGCAGATCTCCACCCCCAACGCGGCGTATAAGATCGGCTCGCTGGTGCGCAAGGGCTATGTGGAAAAGATCCAGTCCACCACCGACCGCCGGGAGTATCACCTGCGGCCCACCCAGAAGTATATCGACTACTACAACATCAGCTACTCCTACCTGAGCACGGTGGTCCAGCGGGTGAACAAGCGCTTTCCCAAAGAGGACGTGAAGAAGCTGGAACAGATGCTGACCATCATCAGCAACGAGCTGATGCCCGAGCTGAACCTGGAAAACAACCCGGAGGCTCCGGAGGAAAAGAAAACCGCGCGCTGA
- a CDS encoding Na+/H+ antiporter NhaC family protein, whose product MKKTNLSWVGALLVFALLLWCTAATPGTIADPASYTPAVYSSMLSLLPPVVAIVLALNTKEVYTSLLVGIATGALLFANGNLELAVTTLFFNEDGGMVAKLSDSSNVGILVFLVMLGILVALMNKAGGSAAFGRWASTHIHTRAGAQFATLILGMLIFVDDYFNCLTVGSVMRPVTDRQKVSRAKLAYLIDSTAAPICIIAPVSSWAAAVTSSVPEGSGINGFTMFLRTIPYNYYALLTIVMSLFLIFTGTDYCSMKQHEDNARAGDLFTTADRPYGDDVDAGDDAHGHVIDLVAPVLVLIAACILGLIYTGGFFEGVDFITAFSDCNASAGLVLGSSIALMFTFVFYRVRSVMTFQDFAACIPEGFKAMVSPMLILTLAWTLSGMTNLLGAKYYVANLLPVIIFLVAVFLAFATGTSWGTFSILIPIVCHAFPQGEMLVVSIAACLSGAVCGDHCSPISDTTIMASAGAHCSHVNHVSTQLPYAITAASCSAACYVITGLTQMFLGSSASLWTSLILLGVAIVLELVVLNILRVKLGKKAKA is encoded by the coding sequence ATGAAAAAGACAAATCTCTCCTGGGTGGGGGCACTGCTGGTGTTTGCCCTGCTGCTGTGGTGCACCGCAGCCACCCCCGGCACCATTGCCGACCCGGCCAGCTACACCCCCGCGGTGTACAGCTCCATGCTATCCCTGCTGCCGCCGGTGGTGGCCATTGTGCTGGCCCTGAACACCAAGGAGGTCTACACCTCCCTGCTGGTGGGCATTGCCACCGGCGCGCTGCTCTTTGCCAACGGCAACCTGGAGCTGGCGGTCACCACCCTGTTCTTCAACGAGGACGGCGGCATGGTCGCCAAGCTCTCTGACAGCAGCAACGTGGGCATTCTGGTCTTTCTGGTGATGCTGGGCATTCTGGTGGCCCTGATGAACAAGGCCGGCGGCAGCGCCGCCTTTGGCCGCTGGGCCTCCACCCACATCCACACCCGGGCCGGGGCGCAGTTTGCCACCCTGATTCTGGGCATGCTCATTTTTGTGGACGACTACTTCAACTGCCTGACCGTTGGCTCTGTGATGCGCCCCGTGACCGACCGGCAGAAGGTCTCCCGCGCAAAGCTGGCCTACCTCATTGATTCCACCGCCGCGCCCATCTGCATCATTGCGCCGGTGTCCAGCTGGGCCGCCGCCGTTACCTCCAGCGTGCCGGAAGGCTCCGGCATCAACGGCTTTACCATGTTCCTGCGCACCATTCCCTACAACTATTACGCCCTGCTGACCATTGTGATGAGCCTGTTCCTCATCTTCACGGGCACGGACTACTGCTCCATGAAGCAGCACGAGGACAACGCCCGGGCCGGTGACCTTTTCACCACGGCTGACCGCCCCTACGGCGACGATGTGGATGCCGGGGACGATGCCCACGGCCATGTCATTGATCTGGTGGCTCCGGTGCTGGTGCTGATCGCGGCCTGCATCCTTGGCCTGATCTACACCGGCGGCTTCTTTGAGGGCGTGGACTTCATCACCGCCTTCTCCGACTGCAACGCCTCCGCCGGTCTGGTGCTGGGCAGCAGCATTGCCCTGATGTTCACCTTTGTGTTCTACCGTGTCCGCAGCGTGATGACGTTCCAGGATTTTGCCGCCTGCATCCCCGAGGGCTTCAAGGCCATGGTCAGCCCCATGCTGATCCTGACCCTGGCCTGGACGCTTTCCGGCATGACCAACCTGCTGGGTGCAAAATATTACGTTGCCAACCTGCTGCCGGTCATCATCTTCCTGGTGGCGGTGTTCCTGGCCTTTGCCACCGGCACCTCCTGGGGCACCTTCTCCATCCTGATCCCCATCGTCTGCCACGCTTTCCCGCAGGGCGAGATGCTGGTGGTCTCCATTGCGGCCTGCCTGTCCGGCGCTGTGTGCGGCGACCACTGCTCTCCCATTTCCGACACCACCATCATGGCCTCTGCCGGTGCGCATTGCAGCCATGTGAACCATGTTTCCACCCAGCTGCCCTACGCCATTACCGCCGCATCCTGTTCCGCCGCGTGCTATGTGATCACCGGCCTGACCCAGATGTTCCTGGGCAGCAGCGCCAGCCTGTGGACCTCGTTGATCCTGCTGGGCGTTGCCATTGTGCTGGAGCTGGTGGTGCTGAACATTCTGCGCGTAAAGCTGGGCAAAAAGGCCAAAGCGTGA
- a CDS encoding thioesterase family protein, with the protein MLEAGIRGEQSVAVTSENTAKTMGSGTLDVFATPALVALAEKTCWMSVAAALDEGCGTVGTRLELEHSAPTPVGMTVTCESELTAVEGRKLVFKVSLHDEKGPVGGGVHERFIINNAKFAAKAESKKG; encoded by the coding sequence ATGTTGGAAGCTGGAATCCGCGGCGAGCAGAGTGTCGCCGTTACTTCCGAGAACACCGCAAAGACCATGGGCAGCGGCACGCTGGACGTGTTTGCCACCCCCGCGCTGGTGGCACTGGCCGAAAAGACCTGCTGGATGAGCGTTGCCGCCGCGCTGGACGAGGGCTGTGGCACCGTGGGCACCCGGCTGGAGCTGGAGCACAGCGCCCCCACCCCTGTGGGCATGACCGTGACCTGCGAGAGCGAGCTGACCGCTGTGGAGGGCCGCAAGCTGGTGTTCAAGGTCTCCCTGCACGACGAGAAAGGCCCCGTGGGCGGCGGCGTGCACGAGCGGTTCATCATCAACAACGCCAAGTTTGCCGCAAAGGCAGAGAGCAAAAAGGGGTAA